The Cohaesibacter intestini genome includes a window with the following:
- a CDS encoding AraC family transcriptional regulator has product MKTSSVNDYEARLLRVLEHIDSNLTDPSSLADLARIAHFSPFHFHRIFKGMTGETVGGYIRRRRLEVAAEQLICGDHPVTLLAFDAGFENSESFSRAFKTHFGMTPSQYRCTGKSPITSRALKAARLGMLHTQARALVHYMKTEGRRTMFDVEIKKLPAIHAASLRHIGPYNKCGTAFETLCKTATQEGLFRQDTMAMSICYDDPHSVDSEKLRCDVCITVPEGTKVTDPIKLQTIPAGDYAVAVHKGSYDTLQAAYDWLFGQWLPQSGREATDENSIEVYLTDPAETKPEDNRTEIRIPLI; this is encoded by the coding sequence ATGAAAACGAGCAGTGTGAATGACTATGAAGCCCGGCTGCTGCGGGTTTTGGAGCATATCGATTCCAACCTGACAGACCCGTCAAGTCTTGCAGACCTTGCCCGCATTGCGCATTTCTCCCCGTTCCATTTCCATCGCATCTTCAAGGGCATGACAGGAGAAACCGTCGGCGGCTATATCCGGCGACGGCGTCTGGAGGTGGCAGCGGAGCAATTGATCTGCGGCGATCATCCCGTCACGCTCCTCGCCTTTGATGCCGGGTTTGAAAATAGCGAGAGTTTCTCACGCGCCTTCAAGACCCATTTCGGCATGACCCCCAGCCAGTATCGTTGCACGGGCAAGTCGCCAATCACCTCGCGGGCGTTGAAAGCGGCCCGCTTGGGGATGCTGCACACGCAAGCCCGTGCACTTGTCCACTATATGAAAACAGAAGGAAGACGAACGATGTTTGACGTCGAAATCAAGAAACTGCCAGCAATTCACGCGGCCAGTTTGCGTCACATTGGACCCTACAACAAATGTGGCACAGCATTTGAAACGCTTTGCAAAACCGCGACACAAGAAGGACTGTTCAGACAGGACACTATGGCAATGTCGATCTGTTACGACGATCCCCATTCCGTTGACAGCGAGAAACTGCGCTGTGACGTTTGCATCACTGTGCCAGAAGGCACCAAGGTGACAGATCCGATCAAACTGCAAACCATTCCGGCCGGGGATTATGCGGTGGCGGTTCACAAAGGCTCCTACGACACGCTTCAGGCTGCCTATGATTGGCTGTTCGGACAGTGGCTGCCTCAGTCAGGCCGCGAAGCAACCGATGAAAACTCGATTGAAGTCTATCTGACTGATCCCGCCGAAACCAAGCCGGAAGACAACCGCACCGAGATCCGTATCCCGCTGATCTGA
- a CDS encoding GntR family transcriptional regulator, which yields MSDQVYAKMRELLRDGALSAGQRVSEADICDRFQVSRTPAREAIRRLLNEGFLSTVDSGRIFVAEIDIERAEEIYDMREAVECLAAKLSAKKATTEDLIELRGILDEQRRGATDETDFLDINDRFHRCVYRIASNRYLLRSAEILLVSAGMIRGTTQGRYDYNTWSLQDHEEIYQAIEDGNTTAAEDAARRHIRRGRMQRIGLLKAMSSS from the coding sequence TTGAGCGATCAAGTGTATGCAAAAATGCGCGAATTGCTCAGAGATGGCGCCTTAAGCGCAGGCCAGCGTGTAAGCGAGGCTGATATCTGTGACCGGTTTCAGGTCAGCAGGACCCCCGCTCGGGAGGCCATTCGCCGCCTGCTGAATGAGGGATTTCTGTCGACTGTGGACAGTGGCCGGATTTTTGTCGCCGAGATTGATATCGAGCGGGCCGAAGAAATCTATGACATGCGTGAGGCGGTTGAGTGTCTTGCGGCCAAGCTCTCTGCGAAGAAGGCTACGACGGAAGATCTGATAGAATTGCGCGGTATTCTGGATGAACAGCGGCGTGGTGCCACCGATGAGACCGATTTTCTCGATATCAACGACCGATTCCATCGTTGTGTATACAGAATTGCCAGCAATCGCTATTTGCTGCGCAGCGCCGAGATTCTGCTGGTGTCCGCTGGCATGATCCGCGGCACCACGCAGGGGCGTTATGATTATAATACCTGGTCATTGCAGGATCATGAGGAGATCTATCAAGCGATCGAGGACGGCAACACGACGGCGGCCGAGGATGCTGCGCGCCGGCATATCCGCCGCGGACGCATGCAGCGTATTGGTCTTTTAAAGGCGATGTCATCGAGCTGA